A genomic segment from Segniliparus rotundus DSM 44985 encodes:
- a CDS encoding ABC transporter permease — protein MNETKTVFPPGTFTPNAKPSPLRRALAAQTLFELKLFMRNGEQLLLNLFIPVMLLAAIDVLPLGSVPWAKIDRVAPVVMALAVVSSAFTGQAIAVAFDRRYGGLKRYAASGLARGTLILGKVLAVVIVVALQSAVIGLFAAALGWRPQLLGLLIAGPALALGTAAFAAGGLLLGGAVKAEIVLAGANVLWFLMLAVCGIALSSAPGWHSWLLKLVPSEALASALGAALQLRVDVFCVVVLAVWAVVLAWAARRWFSFV, from the coding sequence ATGAACGAGACAAAGACTGTGTTCCCACCGGGCACTTTCACGCCCAACGCGAAACCGAGCCCGCTCCGCCGGGCCCTGGCCGCGCAGACCCTCTTCGAACTGAAACTGTTCATGCGCAACGGGGAGCAGCTGCTGCTGAACTTGTTCATCCCGGTGATGCTCCTCGCCGCGATCGACGTGCTCCCGCTGGGGTCGGTCCCCTGGGCGAAGATCGACCGTGTCGCCCCCGTGGTCATGGCGCTCGCAGTGGTGTCCAGCGCGTTCACCGGCCAGGCCATCGCGGTCGCTTTCGACAGGCGGTACGGCGGCCTGAAACGCTACGCGGCAAGCGGCCTCGCGCGCGGCACGCTCATCCTGGGCAAAGTCCTCGCGGTGGTGATCGTGGTCGCGCTGCAGTCCGCCGTGATCGGCCTCTTCGCGGCGGCGCTCGGCTGGCGGCCTCAGCTGTTGGGGCTGCTGATCGCAGGCCCGGCGCTCGCGCTGGGCACCGCCGCTTTCGCTGCGGGGGGCCTTCTGCTCGGGGGCGCGGTGAAGGCCGAGATCGTGCTCGCGGGAGCGAACGTGCTGTGGTTCCTCATGCTCGCGGTCTGCGGCATCGCCCTCTCCAGCGCTCCCGGCTGGCACAGCTGGCTGCTCAAGCTCGTTCCCTCCGAAGCGCTCGCGTCAGCCCTGGGCGCGGCCCTGCAACTGCGCGTGGACGTGTTCTGCGTCGTGGTCCTCGCCGTCTGGGCCGTGGTGCTCGCATGGGCCGCGCGGCGCTGGTTTAGCTTTGTCTAG
- a CDS encoding DNA polymerase domain-containing protein, protein MASKREVEEIEADGVVVRLSNPDKRYFPKLGAGGSKRVLFEHYRKLAVGNGPIMRALRGRPVNLQRFPEGIEGEAIYQKHAPKGKPDHVETARVLFPSGRGADSVVLHHPADVLWAVNLGTVTFHPWPCHAPDTEHPDELRVDLDPQPGTSFEDARRVALDVPRPLLDELGLAGVPKTSGGRGLHVLVPIRPRWEFAEVRRAGIALAQEVVRRADDRATFSWWKEERGERIFIDYNQNARDRTLAAPYAVRPTANATVSMPLTWAELETARPEDFTVANAAEHALGAPDPFAGRTPGSLDKLLEQDTPLLPYPPQYPKMPDEPKRVQPSKDKGRKRG, encoded by the coding sequence ATGGCCAGCAAGCGGGAAGTCGAGGAGATCGAGGCCGACGGGGTCGTCGTGCGCTTGTCGAACCCGGACAAGCGCTACTTCCCCAAGCTCGGGGCCGGAGGGTCGAAGCGGGTTTTGTTCGAGCATTACCGAAAGCTGGCTGTCGGGAACGGTCCGATCATGCGGGCATTGCGCGGGCGGCCGGTCAATTTGCAGCGTTTCCCTGAAGGGATCGAGGGCGAGGCGATCTATCAGAAGCACGCTCCGAAGGGCAAGCCCGACCACGTCGAGACTGCGCGGGTGCTCTTTCCGTCCGGGCGCGGCGCGGACTCTGTGGTGCTCCACCATCCCGCCGACGTGCTTTGGGCGGTGAACCTCGGGACGGTGACCTTCCATCCGTGGCCTTGCCATGCCCCCGACACAGAGCACCCCGACGAGTTGCGTGTGGACCTGGACCCGCAGCCGGGGACGTCGTTCGAGGACGCGCGCCGGGTCGCGCTCGACGTGCCGCGTCCTTTGCTCGACGAGCTCGGGCTCGCCGGGGTGCCCAAGACCTCCGGGGGGCGCGGGTTGCATGTGCTGGTGCCCATCCGGCCGCGGTGGGAATTCGCCGAGGTGCGCCGGGCGGGGATCGCTCTGGCGCAGGAGGTGGTGCGCCGCGCGGACGACAGGGCCACATTCTCGTGGTGGAAGGAGGAGCGAGGCGAGCGGATCTTCATTGACTACAACCAGAACGCCAGGGATCGCACCTTGGCCGCGCCGTACGCTGTCCGCCCCACGGCGAACGCCACCGTCTCGATGCCGTTGACGTGGGCGGAGCTCGAAACGGCGCGGCCTGAGGATTTCACTGTCGCCAACGCCGCCGAACACGCCCTTGGCGCGCCGGACCCTTTCGCGGGCCGCACGCCAGGCTCCCTGGACAAGTTGTTGGAGCAGGACACGCCGCTGTTGCCCTATCCGCCGCAGTACCCCAAGATGCCAGACGAGCCGAAACGGGTCCAACCGAGCAAAGACAAGGGCCGGAAAAGGGGATGA
- the tgt gene encoding tRNA guanosine(34) transglycosylase Tgt, with amino-acid sequence MGVRFSLAGRLPDGRGRAGVIHTPHGDIETPAFIPVGTAAAVKTVLPSLVADLGAHAVLANAYHLYLRPGAQLVAQAGGVAAFMGWRGPTYTDSGGFQVLSLGAGHRKILAMDTAGVGADQVIAKPEARLAKVDEDGVTFTSHVDGSKHRFTPEVSIAVQRDIGADIIFAFDELTTLLHSEEYQRSSVERTLRWARRCLAEHNRTKGLATATAAPQSLWAVVQGAQYEYLRRHCARELVGMSEADEAEGGVGFGGFGIGGAIAKERLGEIIGWVAEELPEHKPRHVLGVGEPDDLFAAVESGGDTFDCVAPTRLARNGVVFSWDGRYHLTNARFRRDFRPLDDALANSSAEFTRAYIHHLFKIREPLAGTLASVHNLSFLVTLMARVRAAILENRYEEYKAEVLGRYYAKR; translated from the coding sequence ATGGGTGTGCGGTTCAGCCTTGCCGGGAGGCTTCCCGATGGGCGAGGGCGCGCGGGTGTGATCCACACGCCGCACGGTGACATCGAAACTCCGGCGTTCATCCCGGTGGGCACGGCCGCGGCGGTGAAGACTGTGCTGCCGAGCCTGGTGGCGGACCTTGGCGCGCACGCGGTGCTCGCCAACGCCTACCATCTGTATCTGCGCCCCGGCGCGCAGCTGGTGGCGCAAGCGGGCGGCGTCGCCGCGTTCATGGGCTGGCGGGGACCGACGTACACCGATTCGGGGGGCTTCCAAGTGCTGTCTCTTGGCGCGGGGCACCGCAAGATTCTGGCGATGGACACGGCGGGGGTCGGAGCCGATCAGGTGATCGCGAAGCCGGAGGCGCGTTTGGCGAAGGTGGACGAGGACGGGGTCACGTTCACGTCGCATGTCGACGGTTCGAAGCATCGGTTCACACCTGAGGTGTCGATCGCTGTGCAACGCGATATCGGGGCCGATATCATTTTCGCTTTTGACGAGCTGACCACGCTGCTGCACAGCGAGGAATACCAGCGTTCATCGGTGGAGCGGACGTTGCGTTGGGCACGGCGGTGCCTGGCCGAGCACAATCGGACCAAGGGGCTGGCGACGGCGACCGCCGCGCCGCAGTCCTTGTGGGCGGTGGTGCAGGGGGCGCAATACGAGTACCTGCGTCGGCATTGCGCGAGGGAGCTTGTCGGGATGAGCGAGGCGGACGAGGCCGAGGGCGGCGTCGGGTTCGGGGGTTTCGGGATCGGGGGCGCCATCGCGAAGGAGCGGCTCGGGGAGATCATCGGCTGGGTCGCCGAGGAGCTGCCCGAGCACAAGCCCCGGCATGTGCTCGGCGTGGGGGAGCCGGACGACTTGTTCGCCGCAGTGGAGTCGGGCGGCGACACGTTCGACTGCGTCGCGCCGACCCGCCTCGCCCGCAATGGCGTCGTGTTCAGCTGGGACGGGCGCTACCATCTCACGAACGCGAGGTTCCGGCGAGATTTCCGCCCGTTGGACGATGCGTTGGCGAATTCCTCAGCCGAGTTCACCCGCGCGTACATCCACCATCTGTTCAAGATCCGTGAGCCGCTCGCGGGGACATTGGCGAGCGTGCACAATTTGAGCTTCTTGGTGACGCTCATGGCCAGGGTCCGGGCAGCGATTCTCGAAAACCGCTATGAGGAGTACAAAGCCGAGGTGCTGGGGCGGTATTACGCGAAGCGTTGA
- a CDS encoding tyrosine-type recombinase/integrase: protein MGWAKKLPSGMWKGAYRYGVKVLYVPGTYPSKAEAKRQADAKEVESRKIPAPAPLAAPAKTRFADFEPEWQALRTVSEGTKRRKACYLNLHVMPYWRDWWIEDIKRSDVQRWVNQLGEPVVEELPGGKLRTVRDLAPASVYQCLSMLSGYLEAAVVKEVIGANPCRGVARPRPTPAPNRYLERFEFDGIQRFHKLAQDGFLCDFLHETGMRLGEAYGFHIESYNPHLMIVEVERNWDSEALVMKTPKDHQRRAVPVSRRLAARIDAHIAERGLGKPPQVRYEKGLRKPTTGLLFTEDGRGPVDDHRFENRFQAACAHARRAGVLIGHVRRHDLRHTCASRLLRKGVPLSVVQEILGHASSKTTEIYKHLGNSYWEEVRQVLDEYDAA from the coding sequence ATGGGCTGGGCGAAGAAGCTGCCCTCCGGCATGTGGAAGGGCGCGTACCGCTACGGCGTGAAGGTGCTCTACGTGCCGGGCACGTACCCGAGCAAGGCAGAGGCGAAACGCCAGGCGGACGCGAAGGAGGTCGAGTCGCGCAAGATCCCCGCCCCCGCGCCCCTAGCGGCGCCAGCCAAGACGCGGTTCGCGGACTTCGAGCCCGAGTGGCAGGCGCTGCGAACCGTCTCCGAGGGCACCAAGAGGCGCAAAGCCTGCTACCTGAACCTGCACGTCATGCCCTACTGGCGGGACTGGTGGATCGAGGACATCAAACGCTCGGACGTGCAGCGCTGGGTCAACCAGCTCGGCGAGCCCGTCGTCGAGGAGCTGCCCGGGGGAAAGCTAAGGACCGTGCGCGACCTCGCGCCCGCGAGCGTCTACCAGTGTTTGAGCATGCTGTCGGGCTATCTGGAGGCCGCGGTGGTCAAGGAGGTGATCGGCGCGAACCCCTGCCGGGGCGTTGCACGGCCCAGGCCCACCCCCGCGCCGAACCGGTATCTGGAGCGCTTCGAGTTCGACGGGATCCAGCGCTTCCACAAGCTCGCGCAGGACGGGTTCCTCTGCGACTTCCTGCACGAGACCGGGATGCGCCTGGGGGAGGCGTACGGCTTCCACATCGAGTCCTACAACCCCCATTTGATGATCGTGGAGGTCGAGCGCAACTGGGACAGCGAGGCGCTGGTGATGAAGACGCCCAAGGACCACCAGCGCCGCGCCGTCCCGGTCAGCAGGCGCCTCGCGGCCAGGATCGACGCGCACATAGCCGAGCGCGGCCTCGGCAAGCCGCCGCAAGTGCGCTACGAGAAGGGGTTGCGCAAACCCACCACCGGGCTGCTGTTCACAGAGGACGGTCGCGGGCCGGTGGACGACCACCGCTTCGAGAACCGCTTCCAGGCCGCCTGCGCCCACGCGCGCCGCGCCGGAGTGCTCATCGGCCACGTCCGCCGCCACGACCTCCGGCACACCTGCGCCTCACGGCTGTTGCGCAAAGGCGTGCCATTGAGCGTGGTGCAGGAGATCCTCGGCCACGCCAGCAGCAAGACCACCGAGATCTACAAGCACCTCGGCAACTCCTACTGGGAAGAGGTGCGGCAAGTGCTCGACGAGTACGACGCCGCCTGA
- a CDS encoding ImmA/IrrE family metallo-endopeptidase encodes MFVIDGKYHPWRHLAVKYPHVVVDCKRRLPGRRAGFRKGNHIWLCDSLDQAGRRSVLAHEIVHLERGDPEHHPKGRAAEELEVIRATARKLIPTRDLVEALKGERHTTTERLADCLWVDAPTLVERLESLDAIDLSDLEVELDFDWSVAMPGRRGRAPGLEPRRS; translated from the coding sequence GTGTTCGTGATCGACGGGAAATACCATCCTTGGCGGCATCTGGCCGTTAAGTACCCGCATGTGGTCGTCGACTGCAAGCGCCGCCTGCCCGGGCGGCGCGCAGGATTCCGCAAGGGCAACCACATCTGGCTGTGCGACAGCCTCGACCAGGCCGGGCGGCGCAGCGTCCTGGCCCACGAGATCGTCCACCTCGAGCGCGGCGACCCCGAGCACCACCCCAAAGGCAGGGCCGCGGAGGAGCTGGAAGTGATCCGGGCGACAGCCAGGAAGCTGATCCCGACGCGCGATCTCGTCGAAGCCCTCAAAGGCGAGCGGCACACCACCACAGAGAGGCTCGCCGATTGTTTGTGGGTCGACGCCCCGACCCTGGTGGAGAGGCTCGAATCCCTGGATGCTATCGATCTGTCCGACCTAGAGGTCGAACTAGATTTCGACTGGTCGGTGGCAATGCCTGGTCGGCGGGGCCGCGCGCCCGGTCTCGAGCCGCGAAGGAGCTAG
- a CDS encoding helix-turn-helix domain-containing protein, translating to MNKPDTPRRSRQQVSEPGSANAFTAFVRAEMERAFSGNQSALAEASGLSRDTINRLVNDTRPALSVMPNKKTLQSLATAFGVPFERVEVVARQAESPHDPTLPPSPADLTRAYTDDLYFEIQRRERQLEAENDRREEMREEVLQLCYDMDVAFMTKKSELELHLDMWAQGMLGDSWEEPVTPEGMKIPALRAFAEGFGGNGNWTEDRPKDVYIDFTMSMSLRRVQKVLRTSSEMLERYLGRFVAADRIEDDPLPVEEWEQDKRTLLATAKLAFSLMSREAAAIERAHPIPAASKLAVRGMVKDALTRRPEGLPGWVQHWTDRSYPEWIDDLSNEPFDAETDLEEPGWAARDWPDWAEKPDPDEDFEGGA from the coding sequence GTGAACAAACCCGACACGCCGCGCCGCTCGCGGCAGCAGGTTTCTGAGCCCGGCTCTGCCAACGCCTTCACGGCGTTCGTGCGGGCCGAGATGGAGCGCGCCTTCTCCGGCAACCAGAGCGCGCTGGCGGAGGCGTCGGGCCTCTCTCGGGACACCATCAACCGGCTCGTCAACGACACGCGCCCGGCGCTGTCGGTGATGCCGAACAAGAAGACGCTCCAAAGCCTCGCGACGGCGTTCGGCGTGCCTTTCGAGCGCGTGGAGGTCGTCGCGAGGCAGGCGGAGTCCCCCCACGACCCGACGCTCCCGCCTTCCCCCGCCGACCTCACCCGCGCTTACACGGACGACTTGTACTTCGAGATCCAGCGGCGCGAGCGTCAGTTGGAGGCGGAGAACGACCGCAGGGAGGAGATGCGCGAGGAGGTCTTGCAGCTCTGCTACGACATGGACGTCGCCTTCATGACCAAGAAATCCGAGCTCGAGCTCCACCTGGACATGTGGGCCCAGGGCATGCTCGGGGACTCCTGGGAAGAGCCCGTCACGCCAGAGGGGATGAAGATTCCGGCGCTGCGGGCGTTCGCGGAGGGGTTCGGAGGGAACGGGAATTGGACGGAGGACCGTCCGAAAGACGTGTACATCGACTTTACGATGAGCATGTCGCTGCGGAGGGTGCAGAAGGTTTTGCGCACGTCCAGCGAGATGCTCGAGAGGTATCTGGGGCGGTTCGTGGCCGCGGACCGGATCGAGGACGACCCCTTGCCCGTCGAGGAGTGGGAGCAGGACAAGCGGACGCTGCTCGCCACAGCGAAGCTCGCCTTCTCGCTGATGTCCCGCGAGGCCGCCGCCATCGAGCGCGCGCATCCGATACCCGCCGCCTCCAAGCTGGCGGTCAGGGGCATGGTGAAGGACGCGCTGACGCGCCGCCCGGAGGGGCTGCCCGGATGGGTGCAGCACTGGACGGACAGGAGCTACCCAGAATGGATCGACGACTTGTCCAACGAGCCATTTGATGCGGAGACGGATCTAGAGGAGCCGGGCTGGGCCGCTCGGGACTGGCCGGATTGGGCGGAGAAACCCGACCCGGACGAGGATTTCGAAGGGGGAGCGTAA
- a CDS encoding helix-turn-helix domain-containing protein — protein MRVRAIDPALLRAHMNHRKLSQAGLAREAFVSRQMISMLASGARGGCTERVAQSIEKALRVRRGTLFAYGPEPRSAA, from the coding sequence ATGAGGGTACGCGCAATCGACCCGGCCCTGCTACGGGCGCACATGAACCACCGCAAACTCAGCCAAGCGGGGCTCGCCCGTGAGGCGTTCGTCTCCCGCCAGATGATCAGCATGCTCGCCTCCGGCGCTCGCGGCGGCTGCACCGAGCGCGTCGCGCAGAGCATCGAGAAGGCCCTGCGCGTGCGGCGCGGCACCCTCTTCGCCTACGGGCCCGAGCCAAGGAGCGCCGCGTGA
- a CDS encoding helix-turn-helix domain-containing protein, whose protein sequence is MSAQSPWLTVQEAADYARRHPVTVRAALSSGQLKGYRRTVPGGTWSIRRDDLEAWLTQPPVQRRRKRPNAAAAA, encoded by the coding sequence GTGAGCGCCCAGTCGCCATGGCTGACCGTCCAGGAGGCCGCAGACTACGCCCGCCGCCACCCCGTCACCGTCCGCGCCGCGCTCAGCTCAGGGCAGCTGAAAGGCTACCGGCGCACCGTGCCGGGCGGTACATGGTCGATCCGCCGCGACGACCTCGAGGCGTGGCTGACACAGCCGCCGGTCCAGCGCCGCCGCAAACGCCCCAACGCCGCCGCCGCAGCATGA
- a CDS encoding PD-(D/E)XK nuclease family protein: MTIITTRAEVSRDRWGRPLIAPPGGGKPVPYQRTTRFVAALSDTYSLSQWQRRQVATGLAARPDLLLAASTADPTDKAGLDRICEQAAEAAGAKRAATVGAALHRLTERVDLGQDTGPVPEAHRADIAAFQRETSGLQVAAVEQFRVNDELKVAGTADRIVRWRGKLHIADVKTGSVEHDVGRIAMQLAMYAHSVPYDPAVGERRPDPEPVDLGSALIVHLPAGEGHCELIWVNIREGWEACQLAAKVWAWRKHKLRDLTAAFAA; encoded by the coding sequence ATGACCATCATCACCACACGGGCGGAGGTGTCGCGCGACCGTTGGGGCCGCCCGCTCATCGCCCCGCCCGGCGGCGGCAAGCCGGTCCCCTACCAGCGGACCACGAGGTTTGTCGCGGCCCTGTCGGACACCTACTCGCTGTCGCAGTGGCAGCGCCGCCAGGTCGCGACCGGGCTCGCGGCACGCCCGGACCTGCTCCTCGCCGCCTCGACCGCCGACCCGACAGACAAGGCGGGGTTGGACCGGATCTGCGAGCAAGCAGCGGAGGCGGCCGGGGCGAAACGAGCGGCGACCGTCGGCGCCGCCTTGCACAGGCTGACCGAGCGCGTCGACCTCGGCCAGGACACCGGCCCGGTGCCCGAGGCGCACAGAGCCGACATCGCCGCCTTCCAGCGCGAGACGTCCGGGCTCCAGGTCGCCGCTGTCGAGCAGTTCCGGGTGAACGACGAGCTGAAGGTCGCGGGCACCGCAGACCGGATCGTGCGCTGGCGCGGGAAGCTCCACATCGCGGACGTGAAGACCGGCAGCGTCGAGCACGACGTCGGGCGGATCGCGATGCAGCTCGCCATGTACGCCCACAGCGTCCCCTACGATCCCGCTGTCGGCGAGCGACGACCCGACCCCGAGCCCGTCGACCTCGGCAGCGCCCTGATCGTCCACCTCCCCGCAGGAGAAGGACACTGCGAGCTGATCTGGGTGAACATCCGCGAGGGCTGGGAAGCCTGCCAGCTCGCCGCGAAGGTGTGGGCCTGGCGCAAGCACAAGCTGCGCGACCTCACAGCGGCGTTCGCCGCATAA
- a CDS encoding HNH endonuclease signature motif containing protein, whose translation MSASSVRLSPEPRPGYNRTPDRWGAVPIPARVAERAAKHCLPALGGCWISLYSTASHGYAQIGWQDRGFRAMTTAHRAAWVFFHGQIPLGMTVDHRCKNRRCVNPEHLRLLTNFENARRTRGRDWPIGECAHGHPNSLLRVAATGRTYCSACAEWQPAATRLAA comes from the coding sequence GTGAGCGCCAGCAGCGTCCGGTTGTCCCCCGAGCCTCGCCCGGGGTACAACCGGACCCCGGATCGCTGGGGCGCCGTGCCCATCCCGGCACGAGTCGCAGAGCGGGCTGCGAAGCACTGCCTGCCCGCGCTCGGGGGCTGCTGGATCAGCCTGTACTCGACCGCGAGCCACGGGTACGCGCAGATCGGCTGGCAAGACCGGGGCTTTCGCGCCATGACCACAGCCCACCGCGCCGCCTGGGTCTTCTTCCACGGGCAGATCCCCCTCGGGATGACCGTCGACCACCGCTGCAAGAACCGCCGCTGCGTGAACCCCGAGCACCTGCGGCTGCTGACGAACTTCGAGAACGCCCGCCGGACCCGTGGCCGGGACTGGCCCATCGGCGAATGCGCGCACGGGCACCCCAACAGCCTGCTGCGCGTCGCCGCGACCGGCAGAACCTACTGCTCCGCTTGCGCCGAGTGGCAGCCTGCGGCCACACGTCTCGCCGCCTGA
- a CDS encoding phage/plasmid primase, P4 family translates to MAASVYAEHAPRYWAAGWRGVLPLPPGAKTPPPTGFTGHDGPAPSWADVVAWSEERAGSNLALRLPDGVVGIDIDHYAGKRGGDTLAEAVRRWGPLPPTVMSTSREDGVSGIRLYRLPSPAALTTQIGFPELGLGGIEVVQRHHRYLVAPPSIHPEGRAYRWLDSQAMGPAELPEPGSLPLLPERWRDALAAAPAPIAAPAPIAASDPAAALASLRGGAMSETVRERLDKHVATVRDPGAGSRHDAALKGALALLRLGEQGHPGVREALDELGRAFVAATTADGSRTPHQAVDEFLRMVENPRGHRLIAATPTPDPVAPRLTDEANADLLVAEHGHGLRYDPARGAWLEWDQSRWAYRPDDAACFQAAVKTAKSLPEQTKEEREHKRRSLNLRGLEAMVKTARRDPRIRVDPERLDADPMLLNTPGGVVDLATGALREHDPEALCTKLAGCAPDFAQRTPIFDAFLAVSLADDAELIGYLRRLAGLAAIGLPSPILPFLHGAGANGKSVFANILLRVLGDYATTAPPDFLLASRGDRHEAEIARLKGMRLVVCSEVERDSRFDEARIKLLTGGDRLTARFLYGQHFTFAPSHCVWLMGNHQPEVRAGGVSFWRRMRMIPFTVVVPEAERVDALDELIAQEEGPGVLAWIVRGALEARRDGLADPEKVRAATRDYAEEEDALGRFLAERCRIGGGDMVKIEAGRVYRAYSAWCRRSGESEMNQNVFGRELTRHGIGRTRSGKWFYTNLHLLPDDEADEREAA, encoded by the coding sequence ATGGCCGCTTCGGTCTACGCCGAGCACGCCCCGAGGTACTGGGCCGCCGGGTGGCGCGGGGTCTTGCCCCTGCCGCCCGGCGCGAAGACCCCGCCCCCCACCGGGTTCACCGGGCACGACGGCCCGGCCCCCTCGTGGGCGGACGTTGTGGCGTGGTCGGAGGAGCGCGCGGGGTCGAACCTCGCCCTGCGCCTGCCCGACGGCGTCGTCGGGATCGACATCGACCACTACGCGGGCAAACGCGGCGGGGACACCCTCGCCGAGGCCGTGCGCCGCTGGGGGCCGCTGCCCCCCACCGTCATGTCGACCAGCCGGGAGGACGGCGTGTCGGGCATCCGCCTCTACCGCCTCCCCTCGCCCGCGGCGCTGACGACGCAGATCGGGTTCCCCGAGCTGGGGCTCGGCGGGATCGAGGTCGTCCAACGCCACCACCGCTACCTCGTGGCCCCGCCCTCCATCCATCCCGAGGGGCGCGCCTACCGATGGCTCGACTCCCAGGCCATGGGCCCGGCGGAGCTTCCCGAGCCCGGCTCGCTGCCGCTTCTGCCGGAGCGCTGGCGAGACGCCCTCGCCGCCGCCCCCGCGCCCATCGCCGCCCCCGCGCCCATCGCAGCGTCCGACCCCGCCGCCGCGCTCGCCTCGCTGCGCGGCGGCGCGATGAGCGAGACCGTGCGCGAGCGGCTCGACAAGCACGTCGCAACCGTGCGCGACCCCGGCGCGGGATCGCGCCACGACGCCGCGCTCAAAGGGGCCCTCGCCCTGCTGCGCCTGGGCGAGCAGGGCCACCCGGGGGTGCGTGAGGCACTCGACGAGCTCGGGCGCGCGTTCGTCGCAGCCACCACCGCAGACGGCAGCCGCACACCCCACCAAGCCGTCGACGAATTCCTCCGCATGGTCGAGAACCCGCGCGGGCACCGGCTCATCGCCGCCACCCCCACCCCCGACCCGGTCGCGCCCCGCCTGACCGACGAGGCCAACGCCGACCTGCTCGTCGCCGAGCACGGGCACGGGTTGCGCTACGACCCCGCGCGCGGCGCGTGGCTCGAATGGGACCAGTCCCGCTGGGCTTACCGACCCGACGACGCCGCCTGCTTCCAAGCCGCCGTCAAGACCGCGAAATCCCTGCCCGAGCAGACCAAGGAGGAGCGCGAGCACAAGCGCCGCTCCCTGAACCTGCGCGGCCTGGAGGCCATGGTCAAAACCGCCCGCCGCGACCCGAGGATCCGCGTGGACCCCGAGAGGCTCGACGCCGACCCCATGCTCCTCAACACCCCGGGCGGCGTCGTCGACCTCGCCACCGGGGCCCTGCGCGAGCACGACCCCGAGGCCCTGTGCACCAAACTCGCCGGCTGCGCCCCCGACTTCGCCCAGCGCACCCCCATCTTCGACGCGTTCCTCGCCGTCAGCCTCGCCGACGATGCCGAGCTGATCGGCTACCTGCGCCGCCTCGCCGGATTAGCGGCCATCGGCCTGCCCTCCCCCATCCTGCCCTTCCTCCACGGAGCCGGGGCGAATGGCAAATCCGTCTTCGCCAACATCCTGCTGCGCGTGTTGGGCGACTACGCCACCACCGCGCCCCCGGACTTCCTGCTCGCCTCGCGCGGGGACCGCCACGAGGCCGAGATCGCGCGCCTGAAGGGCATGCGCCTTGTCGTCTGCTCGGAGGTGGAGCGCGACTCGCGCTTCGACGAGGCCCGCATCAAGCTCCTCACCGGGGGCGACCGGCTCACCGCCCGCTTCCTGTACGGGCAGCACTTCACCTTCGCCCCCAGCCACTGCGTCTGGCTCATGGGCAACCACCAGCCCGAAGTGCGCGCAGGCGGCGTGAGCTTCTGGCGCCGGATGCGGATGATCCCCTTCACCGTCGTGGTCCCCGAGGCAGAGCGCGTCGACGCCCTCGACGAGCTCATCGCCCAAGAAGAAGGGCCGGGCGTGCTCGCGTGGATCGTGCGCGGAGCCCTCGAGGCCCGCCGCGACGGGCTCGCCGACCCCGAGAAGGTCCGCGCCGCCACCCGCGACTACGCCGAGGAGGAGGACGCGCTCGGGCGATTCCTCGCCGAGCGCTGCCGGATCGGGGGCGGGGACATGGTGAAGATCGAGGCCGGGCGCGTCTACCGCGCCTACAGCGCATGGTGCAGGCGCAGCGGCGAGAGCGAGATGAACCAGAACGTCTTCGGGCGCGAGCTCACCCGCCACGGGATCGGTCGTACCCGCTCGGGCAAGTGGTTCTACACCAACTTGCACCTGCTCCCCGACGACGAGGCCGACGAGCGGGAGGCCGCATGA
- a CDS encoding DUF6221 family protein: MSEQNEDQDWREEGFDELSRRSLGRLAPVWVEAVEFLWERLREDERLALAAPKEPRPTGCWGPERVLAECEAKRLMLHDVACFADPRESQFDHANLLQALLQPHEGHPDHRAGWQELLDEEGCRYPL, from the coding sequence GTGAGCGAGCAGAACGAGGACCAAGACTGGCGGGAGGAAGGCTTCGACGAGCTCTCGCGGCGGTCGCTGGGCCGCCTGGCCCCGGTGTGGGTAGAGGCCGTGGAGTTCTTGTGGGAGCGGCTGCGCGAGGACGAGCGCTTGGCGCTCGCCGCGCCGAAGGAGCCGCGCCCGACAGGGTGTTGGGGCCCCGAGCGCGTGCTCGCCGAATGCGAGGCGAAACGACTCATGCTCCACGACGTCGCGTGCTTCGCGGACCCGCGCGAGTCCCAGTTCGACCACGCCAACCTCCTCCAAGCGCTCCTGCAGCCGCACGAGGGCCACCCCGACCACCGCGCCGGGTGGCAGGAGTTGCTCGACGAGGAGGGATGCCGGTATCCGCTCTGA